AGTGTCCTCCCGCAGCCGCGAGAGGTAGTGCGGCACGATCCGCTCCACCGGGTACTCCGGCCGGCCGAGCAGCTCATCAAACGTCGGCAGCGTGCTCGGAATCTCCAGGGTCTTGAACACGCGCCCTTCCACGCGCGGGAAAAAGGGAAACGCCCCGCGCGTGTCGCTCGCGTAGAGCAGCCCCGCGTCGTCGTACACCTGACGGCTGCGCGCGTTGCTCTGCCAGCCGGGCGCACCCGCCGTCTGCGCCTGCGTCCCAAACACGCGGAAGAACTCCGTCCGCGCCGCCAGGAACTCCTCGTGAATCTCCGGTAGCGGCATCTTCTGCACGTAGTCCTGCCAGCGGTAGTGATTGTGACAGTGGATCCCCACCTCGAAGCCGGCATCGCGCACGCGGCGCATCACGTCGGTGTTGCGGCGGCCGATGTGCGGCGCCGGCAGGAGCGTGCCATTCAGGAGCGTGCGCACGCCGTACAGCTTCACCACCGAGGTGCGGCTCACCTTCTGGAAGAATCCGGGGCGGAACACCCGCGTGATCGCCCGGCCGGTCTGGTCCGGCCCCAGCGAGAACAGAAAACACGCCGGCACCTCAAACCGCTGGCAGTCCACCAGCATGTTCGGCACGCCGATACGCGTGCCGCGGTCCGTGTCCACATCGACTTTGAGCGCGAGCTTCAAGGGACCCGGACACTAACAACAACCAGCCCACCTCTGGAAAGCCGATATCGGAAGCCAGAAGCCAGAGGCCAGAAGCCGGCACAGGCCACCGGTCAAAACAGGAGCTCGGGCTTAACTCCGACATCTGATATGCGGCGCTTCCGGCTTCCGGCTTCCGGCTTCCGGCTTCCGGCTTCCGGCTTCCGGCTTCCGGCTTCCGGCTTCCGGCTTCCGGCTTCCGGCTTCCGGCTTCCGGCTTCCTCACTCCAGGCGGTAATCCTTGTGCGCGAGGTGGAAGTCCAGCGTGCGCTTGATGGCCGTCTTCAGGTCCACCTTCGGCGACCAGCCGAGCTGCCGCTTCACCGCGGCAATCGACGGCACGCGCTTCTGGATGTCCTGATAGTACTTTCCAAAGTACTTGCCCGAGGGCACGACCACCGTCTTCGCCGCCGCGGCATGCTCCGCGTATTCGGGATAATCCTTGAAGGCCGCGATGATGTACTTCGCCAGCTGCGCGACGCTCACCTCGTTCTTCGGGTTCCCGAGGTTGAAGATCTGGCGCGACGCGCGGCCGTCCTTGTTCTCGATGATTCGGAGCAGCGCATCCACGCCATCATCGATGAAGGTGAAAGAGCGGGTCTGACGGCCGCCGTCCACCAGCTGCAGCGGTTTCTTGAAGATCACGTTCGAGATGAACTGCGTGAACAGGCGCGAGCTGCCTTCCTTCGGCTCGAGCACGTCGTCGAGCTTCGGCCCGATCCAGTTGAACGGACGGAACAAGGTGTAATCGACGCCGTCGCGCACGCCGTACGCGTAGATCACGCGATCCAGGAGCTGCTTGGAGCAGGCATAGATCCAGCGCTGCCGCTCGATCGGACCATAGACCAACGCGCTCGTCGTCTCGTCGAGCACGCGGTCGGGACACATGCCGTACACTTCGGACGTCGAGGGGAAGATGATCCGCTTCTTGTACTTCACGCACTTGCGGACGACGTCGAGGTTCGCCTCGAAATCGAGTTCGAAGACCCGCAGCGGGTCCTTCACGTACTGGATCGGATTCGCGATCGCGACCAGCGGCAGCACCGCGTCGCACTTCTTCACGTGGTACTCGATCCACTCCCGGTTGATCGTCACATCGCCCTCGACGAACTTGAAGCGCGGGTTGCCCAAGCTGTCCTCCAGCTTGTGGCTGCCGATATCCATGCCATAGACCTCCCAATCCTTCTGCTTGAGGATGGCATGCGTGAGCGAGCTGCCGATGAACCCGTTCGCGCCGAGAATGAGAACTTTGAGAGCCATGGCTGAAACAAGACCGAAAGGCCCCCCGGCTGAAAGGCTGAAATCGGCGGCGCCCCGCGCCCGGTTTGTTGCCATTTGGCGTTAGCCGCAACGTCCGCCGCGCGGCCTGCACGCCGATCGGCCGCTCAGCTCGCGCCGCAGATCTCGCCCACGCGCAACTGCCGCGGCGCGCCGCGCCACTCCGTCCGCGTCAGCTCGATCGCGCCGTCACCCGTCGCCACGATCACCGGCGAAACCGACAGCACCTCGCCCGGCACGCCCCGCATCCCGGCCGCGGCCGCCGACTCCGGCTCCGCCCACCACACCATGAGCCGCGTGCCATTCACATCGGTGAACGCCCCGGGATACGGGTCCGTCACGGCGCGGATCAGGTTGAAGATCTGCCGCGTGCTCTGGTGCCAGTCGATGCGGCCGTCCTCCGGCTTGCGGCCGCCAAAGTACGTCGCCTGCGTGTCGTCCTGCGGCGTCTCCTTCGCTGTTCCTGCCAGCAACGCATCGATCTGCCGCGCCAGGACGCGTCGCGCGCAGGGCATCACCTTGCGAAACGCCTGCTCCGCCGTGTCGAGCGGCCCGATGTCCACGCCCTCCTGGTCCACGATCGCGCCGGCGTCGGCCGACTTCACCATGCGATGCAGGGTCATCCCGATCCGCGGCTCGCCATGGAGCACCGCCCAGTTGATCGGCGCCCGGCCGCGATAGCGCGGCAGGAGCGAGCCGTGCATGTTGAACGCGCCAAGCCGGGGCAGCGCCAGGATCTTCGAACTGATCATGTTCCGGTAGTACACCGAGAGAATCAGATCGGGCTGCAGCTCTCGGATCCGCTCGATCCACTCGGGCGTGTTCACCTTCTCCGGCGTGTACACCGCGATGCCCTTCTCCCGCGCCGCGAGCGCCGGTGTCTTGAACCAGATCTTCTCGTTCGGGTTATCCTCGTGCGTGATCAGCGCGACGACGTTGTCCCCGCGCTCGAGCAGGAGCGACAGGCACTCGTAGCCGACTTCACTGTAGCCGAAGAAAAGGATGCGCGGAGCCATGGGGTGCGCACATTGGCGCGATTCCGATCGCGCCGGAAGCCAGGAAACAAGTCCGTCGGCAGGTTGCGGAAATTTCCCAGTCCGACTTCATACCGGCCATGCGCCGCCACGTTGCCATCCTGGTGTTTCCCGAGGTCGAGGTCCTGGACTTCGCCGGTCCGTTCGAGGTGTTCGGCGTCGCCGACGAGCTCAGCGGCCACACGCTCTTCCACCCGTTCACGATCGCCGAGTCCCCGTCGTCCGTCCGCGCCCGCAACGGGCTGCAGATCGTCCCCACCCACACGCTCGAGTCCGCCCCGCGTCCGCACGTGCTGATCATCCCCGGCGGCGCCGGCACTCGTCCGCTGCTGAAGAAGCCCGCCCTGCTGGAGTGGATCCGCCACCGCGCCGAAACCGCCGAGATCGTCGCCTCGGTCTGCACCGGTTCCCTTGTCCTCGCCCAGGCCGGTCTCCTGAAGGGCCTGCGCGCGACCACCCACCACGAGAACCTCGACGAACTCGCCCAGCTCGCGCCGGACACCACGGTGGTGCGCGACCAGCGCTTCGTGGACAACGGCCGTATCCTTACCTCAGCCGGCATCTCCGCGGGCATCGAACAATCCCTCCACCTCGTCTCCCGCCTGCACAGCCCCGCCCTCGCCGAACAAACGGCCAGGTACATGGAGTACTCGCCGGCGCCGCTGACGCCGGCGAAGTGAGGAGTGAATGTGAGAGTGAAGGTGTGCGCGCGGAATCGGGCGTGAGGAGCTAAGCGGACGGGTGTATTGGACCGCACCCTCGTTCTCGTTCTCGTTCTCGTTCTCGTTCTCGTTCTCGTTCTCGTCCTCGGGCTCGGGCTCGTCACAGAGCGCCCGGAGGCCGGAGGAGGTCACGGAGGAAAGCCGGCCCACCCGGATCTTCGCTCGGTGCCCCTCCTCCGATCTCGGTGGCCTCCGTGTCCTGCCTGGGTGGATTGAGCGCCCCCCCACTCTCACTTTCACTCCCGAAGGGCGTTCTCGCTCTCCGCGCCGCGCTGACGGCGCGCCGCGAAGGTGCAGACACGTCAGGACGTCCCGTGCAGGAGCCCAGGGCCGGAGGCTGCAATTATAATCTGCTTACCACGGGCAACTTGGAATAATGTCCAGATACTCGGCAGAATAATGTCCGGATACTCCGCCCCCCGTCAGAAGGCCGCTGGCCTCGTCATAAGGACAATCCCCCCGGGGCCGCCCGTCCTCAGGCGTTCACCGCCGTGAACGCCTTCGGGATGGCCGCCGTCAGCACCTCGGGCGCGCCGTCGGTCACGAGCACGTCGTCCTCGATGCGTACGCCGCCAATGTGCAGGTTGGCGTCCACGAGCGCCCAGTTGATGCAGTCGCGATAACGCTCGCGCCGCGCCGGATCGTTCAGCAGCGGCGGCACAAAATAGAGTCCCGGCTCCGCGGTCACGACGTACCCCGGGGCCAGCGGCAGATCCATGCGCAGCGACTTGAGCGAGGGACGCGGGTCCTTCGTCCGCCCCGGCGCCAGCCCGCTGCCGTCGCGCACCCCCAGCCCGACCATGTGGCCCACGCCATGTGGGAAGAACAGGAAGTGCGCCTCGCGCTCGATCAGCGTCGCCGGATCGCCGCGCATCACGCCGATCTCCACGAGCCCCATGACCATGTCACGCGCCGCCGCAAAATGGATGTCCTTCCACTCCGCCCCCGGTCGACAGCGTGCGATCGTGTTCTCCTCCGCCTGCAGCACGAGGCGGTACAGGTCGCGCTGCAGTCCGGTCGGCGTGCCGACAAAAAAAGTGCGCGTCACGTCCGCCGTGTAGCGGTCGACTTCGGCGCCGGCGTCGATCAGGACGAATTCGCCGGCACGCACCGCACGGTCGGATGGCTCAAAGTGCAACACCGCCGAGTTCGGCCCCGAGCCCACGATCGTGCCGAAGCCTGTGCGCGTGCCGCCGCCCCGGAAGAATCCCGCCTCGAGCTCAATCTGCAATTGCCGCTCGGTCACGCCCGCCCGCAGGAGGCCGGGCATGGCGTTGAACCCGTTCGCCGTGGCGGCCGCCGCGCGCCGCAACCGCGCGATCTCCCCGGCGTCCTTCGGTCGCCGCGCATGCGTGAACGCGCGTCGCACGTTCTCCGCCAGCGCCGGGTTGGCGACCACGCCCGCCACGGGTGCCCCGAGCGCGACCACCGGCCGGCCCGCCCGTTGCTGGAGCCACGCCGCGAACTCACCACGCAGCCGACCGGGCATCTGCGTGCGGCCTTCCCACACGCGCTCGCCCTCGGTCACCTCCGGCACGAACAGCTCCCAGCCGGCATCCGTGCGACCGCCCTTCGCCGCGTCGCGCGGATCAAACGCCACCACCGCGTCCACCGGCTCGTTCGCCGCCAGGTAGTAATACTCGGAATGCGCGCGAAAGGGATACGTCTGGTCGCTGCCCTCGGGCAGCGGCACCGGCACGCCCGACCCCACCACCAGGAGCGCATCGCCCAGCGGCAATGCCGCCCCCACCCGCGCCCGTCGCTCAGCCAGGAAAGTATTCATCCCGCCAATCGATAGGAGCGAACGCCGCCGAGGCAACCCACCGCTCGACGCCCGCGTGGCGGGCTCAGTTGGGGTCGGCCGTGACAAACTGCGGGTCGATCGCCGCCCGCACGCGCGCCGCAAACCGCGGCAACGGCGCGTCAAAATGCTCCCCGGCCCCGCTCGCCGCCGGCACGTAGATCCGCGCGATCGCCGGCGGCTGCGCCAGCGTCAGTGGCGTGAGTTCCCGCATCTGGTCCAGCGTTTGGCTCACGTACGACACCCGCACCACCGGCTGGCGATCGGCGCGGCGTTCGCGCAGCTCAAAGACCAGCGCGCCGCCCGGCAGGAGCGGGTTGCGCTGCGTGCCGGGCAGCCACCAGTTGAGCCCCAGCAGGCCGCCGAGGTTCGCGATGTTCGTGTCGTGGCCCACCACGATCACAACCTTGTGCCCGGGTCCGCCGAACGCCCGCGCGTCCGCCCGGCCCGACGCCGCCTGCTCGAGGCTCGCCAAGATGTGGCTCGCCAGATTCGAGCTCTGCACCTGCGCGGGATACGACGACGCTTGCGACAGCTCGAAATACAGCGAGTGCAGCGTCATCAGCTGCGTGATTCGCTCGGGCGTCGCGCGCCCCCAGCCCACCCGCTCCAGCGGGTTGCCGTTGCCGTACTCGAGCATCAGCACGTCCGTCATCGCCGAGCCGACGTACAAGGGTCCGCCCACCGAGAGGAGCCGGTCGGCGTTGCCGGGCGTCACGGTCGTGGTCGCAGGCAGCACCGGCTGCCTGCCCGCCGGCACCTCGCCCGACTCACCCACGAGGATCCGCTGCAGCGTCGCGAACGCCGCCTGGTTCGCCTGCACCGCGCGGTTGAGATCGCCTCCCACGCGACCCAGCACCGACGCCACCGCCTGCTGGCGATCGGGCTTCCCGAGCGGCACGCGCACTGGCAGGAACAGCGGGTCCAGCCCGTCATTCGGACGCGCTTGCACCGCGATCTCCACGCCCGGCAACAGCGCCGCGCCCAGCCCCCGGGCCGTCGCCAGCGTGCGTTCATCACTGTCCGATCGGAAATACACGCGGTCCGTGTCCCGCGCCACGTCGCCGGACAGCAACCCTTCCGCGACGAAACGCGCGCGGTAATACTCGCCCATGAGGGTCATCTGCCGCTTCCCGTGCGGCGTGAGATGACCCGGCGGCACCTCCCATTCCGGCAGCGGCTGCGCCGCATAGCGCGCCAGCGTCGTCCGTTGCGCCGGCAACGGCGACCTCACGCCATGCCGCGTCACGACGAGCACGAACTTCAGTTCGGTGTCGTCCGCCGGCTCGGCCGCGCGCACCGGCCGCAGGGTGCCGACGAGGATCACCAGGAACGCCACCACGAGCCCGCCGAGGGGAAACCGACGCATCATAGTGGCGCGGAGCGTACGGGTCGCGGTCGGCCCGGCCACCGCAAAAGCGGCCGCCCCCCGCCAGAATCCAGTTGTTCGCCCGACACTCCCGCCTACCGTGCGCGCCATGCGCATGCTCCGCTCCCTGCTCGCGGCCGGCGGTCTCCTCGCCGGCTCCGCGCTCCTCGCCGCCGAATCCTACCAGGAACGCGCCGATCGCTTCCTGAGCCTCGTCAACGCCTCCTACCAGGCGCTCACCACCGTCGACGGCGAAGCCCAGTGGGCTGCCGTCACCGACGTCTCACCCGCCCACGACGCCGGCTACGAGGCCGCCCACAAGGCGTACGCCGCCTTCAACGGCAACCCCGCCCTCATCAAGGAGGCGCGCGAACTCCTCACCCATCGCGCCGAGCTCAGGGAGATCACCTGGCGCCAGCTCGACCGCGTGCTGCTCAACGCCGCCGAGGGCCCGATGACCAACCCTCCCCTCGTCGCCGCCCGCATCGCCGCCGAGACCGCCCAGGCCTCCGTGCTCAACAGTTTCGAGTTCAAGCTCAAAGGCCGGAAGGTCACGGCCAACGACATCGACAACCTCCTCCAGTCCTCCACTGATCTCGCCGAGCGGCGCGCGGTCTGGGAGGCTTCCAAGGAGTCTGGCCGCGCCCTTAAGCCCGGCCTCATCAAGCTCCGCGACCTGCGCAACGGCGTCGCCCAGGAGATGGGTTTCAACGACTACTTCGCCCTTCAGGTCGCCGGCTACCAGATGAGCACCGACGAGATGCTGAAGCTGAATGAGGAGTTCATGCGGGTCCTGCGCCCGCTCTACCTCCAACTCCACACCTGGGTGAAGTACAAGCTCGCCGCCAAGTACGGCCAGCCCGTGCCGAAACGCATCCCGGCCCACTGGATCAACAACCGCTGGTCGCAGGAGTGGGACGGCCTGGTCGAGGCCGCCGACCTCACTCCGTTCTTCAAGGACCGCACCCCCGAGTTCATCATCAAGTCCGCCGAGCAGTTCTACACCGGCATCGGCTTCAAGCCGCTCCCGGCCTCGTTCTGGACCAAGTCCGACCTCTACCCCGTCCCCGCCGGCGATCCGCGCAAGAAGAACACTCATGCCTCGTGCTGGCACGTGAACCTCGATGACGACGTGCGCTCGCTCATGAGCATCGAGGCCAACCCGTGGTGGTTCTCCACCGCCCACCACGAGCTCGGCCACGGGTTCTACTTCCTCAGCTACTCCCGCCCCGAGGTCCCGCCGCTGCTCCGCACTGGCGCCAACCCGGCCTTCCACGAGGGTATGGGCGAGCTCATCGCCCTCGCCTCGTCCCAGGCGCCTTACCTGAAGTCCGTCGGTGTCCTGCCCGCCGACTTCAAGGCCGACGACAACGCGTTCCTCCTGTCCGCCGCCCTCGCCCCCGGCGTGCCGTTCATCTACTGGTCGTCCGGCGTCATGACGCACTGGGAGGCCGACATCTACGCGCACAAGCTCCCGCCCTCCGAATGGAACGCCCGCTGGTGGCAGTACGTTCGCGACTTCCAGGGCATCGAGCCTCCCGCCGACCGCGGCGAGGAGTTCTGCGATCCCGCCACCAAGACACACATCAACGACACGCCCTGCTACTACTACTCCTACGCGATCGCGCAGGTCATCAAGTACCAGCTCAACGACTACATCGCCAAAAACTTCCTCCACCAGCCGCCGCAGTCCTGCAACTACGCCCACAACCGCCAGGCCGGCGAATTTCTCCAGCGCATCATGGCCAAGGGCGCGACCGAGGACTGGCGCAAGGTCCTCAAGGACGCCACCGGCGAGGAGCTCTCCACCCGCGCCATGGTCGAGTACTACGCCCCGCTTATGCAGTGGCTGGAGAAGGAAAACGCCGGCCGCCCCATCGGCTGGGAGTAAAGTTCAATTATCGAGGGCCAGCGGTACCTCCATCCAAAGTGTCACGTATTACGTGACACTTTTTTTGCGCCCGTCCGGGGGAGGCAGTGTCACGGATTACGTGACCGTGGCCGACATCCCCAGAGGGGATCCGGCGCGGAACGGTCACGTATTGCGTGCCACCGGCGCCAGCTCCCTCCGCCCGAAAGTGTCACGTAATACGTGACACTTCCGGCATCGCTCTTCTGGTCAACTTTCATTGTTTTGTACAATTGCTTGCCACTTTTTTACCGGAGCGGAAGATGGCGCGGCCCCAACGGCATCAACATGCAATCTCCATCCCCCAACCGCTCCGGGACGGCGGTGCGCGATTCGCGCGACCGACGTCCTGTTTCCTCCCCCACCACTCCCGCTTCGACCGCGTCGGCCGCGGAGCCCGACCGACCGGCGCCCGCCGGCGACGCGCGCGCCCGGCCGGCCGGGCGCGTGCCGCTGCCGGTCTGGCGGCTGCAGCGCTGCGTGGACAAGGCTCACCTCGTCCAGGACACGATCGCCGACTTCTGCGCGCGCTTTGTCGACCCCCGGTCAGCGGGTTACGACGACCTGATCCAGGCCGGGCGGCGCACCGTCCAGCACCTGCTCGAGGCGGGCCGGTGCAGTGCCGCGCAGTGCGCCGAGGAACTCGCGGCCACGAAAGCCGCGCGCGCTGCGTTCCACGAGGTGCGGCTCGGACTCGAGGAGTTTCTCCGCGAACGCACGCTGCCGTACTGGCCGAAGGAGTCGCCGGAGGCCCAGACGGTCATCGCCGTGGGCCGGGCGCGACGCCCGGAAGAATCGGGTGCGGAGGCCGCGCCGCCGCCCCCGCAGACGCCCGCGGAGATGGCCGTGGCATATTCGATCTGGTTCGAGCATCGGGAGCCCGCCGTCGTCGCGAACGCCCTGATCTGCGTCATCTGCCAGACCTTGTATCTGGTGAATCAGCACATCCGCGGCCTCGAGCAGGTCTACGTGGCCGGCGGCGGCAGCCCGTCCGGCACGGCCACCCCGCCACCACGCCCCACCCCCGGCGCCGGCGCGGAATCCCCGACCGGCGACTCGCCCAACGCCCCGCTTCCCACCGGACCGGCCTGTCCACGCTGCGGCAGACCCATGGCGCTGCGTACCGTGCGCAACGGCCCACGCACCGGCGCGCAATTCTGGGGCTGTCGCGGGTATCCGGAATGCCTCGGCACCCGACAACTGCGGGCCCCGTCCGCCGAGTCCGCCGCCTGAGCGTCGCGCGACCGGCCCGGAAAGCCATCGCCGGGCCGGCGCCTCTCCGCCGGTTCCGCCTTTTCATGCCGGGCACGACGGCAATACTCCGCGGCACCCCATGAAACTCGCCGCCCTGCTCGCCTGCCTGCTCACCCTCACGCTCGCCGCCCGCGCGGCCGTCCAATCCGACATCGAATACGGCACGGCCGCGGGCGAAAGCTTGCGGCTCGACGCCTGCGTTCCCGCCGGTGACGGCCCGTTCCCGGCGGTGATCCTCGTGCACGGCGGCGCCTGGAGCGCGGGCGACAAGTCGGGCGGGCCGTCCAAGGGCTACATGGCCCCGCTGCATGACCCGCTCACCGCAAACGGCATCGCCTGGTTCTCGATCAACTATCGCCTTGCGCCAAAGCACCCGTACCCGGCGTGCATCGAGGACGTCGAGACCGCCATCCGCTGGGTGAAAGCCCACGCCGCCGAGTTCCACGTGGACCCGAAACGCATCGCGATCGCGGGCGAGTCGGCTGGCGCCCACCTTGTTGCGCTCGCCGCCACGCGGGCGGATGACCGCACGCGCGTGGCGGCCGTCGTCGCGTTCTACGGGCCATTCGATCTCGTGGGCCGATACCCGCACGGCGCCGCGCTCGGCCGGACCATGGCCGAGCTGATAGGCCGCGACAGTTTCGACGAGAAGTCCGCCGAGATCCTCCGCTCCGCGTCCCCGATCCACGGCATCAAGCCCGGCCTGCCCCCGTTTCTGCTGCTCCACGGCACCTCGGACAGCCGCGTGTCGCTCGACCAGTCGCTTCAGTTCCAGCAACGCCTCCAGCAGGCACAGGTGCCGGTCGAGCTCATCAAGATCAAGGGCGGCAACCACGGCATGCGGAGCTGGGACAACCTCGCCCCGCAGTACAAGCAGCAGGTGGTCGACTGGCTGAAGCGCACGCTGGTGCGCTAGGCTCGCCCGTCGCTCCGCTCCCCGGCCCTGCCACCCATGAAACGCGACCCGTCGGCAATCACACGCGTCCACCCATACGCCTGGCTCTGGGAGCCGCTCGAAGACGAGCCGACGTTTGTGCTCCGCGCGATGTTCGGGGCCAAGGCCGCCTACGTCGGCGGCAAGCTCATGCTTTGCTTCATCGCTCGCGCCGAGCCGTGGCGCGGGCTGCTCGTCTGCACCGAACGCGAGCACCACGAGGCGCTGCGCCAGGAGTTTCCGGCACTCACTCCCCACGCCATCCTGCCGAAGTGGCTCTACCTCGCCGACGACTCCGACGGCTTCGAGTCCACCGCCGCGCGGCTCGTGCAACTCGTCCGCCGCCGGGACCCTCGCATTGGCGTCGAGCCCGGCACCCGCCAGCGCGCGAAGGCGAAGCGCTCTGCCAAGACGAGACGTCAGAGGTCAGACGGCAGACGCCGGAAGCCGGAGGCCTGAAGCCGGAAGCCCGAAGCCGGAAGCCCGAAGCCGGAAGCCTGAAGCCGGAAGCCTGAAGCCAGAACAGATATCCGGATCTGACGCTTCTTTCCGACGTCTGACCTCTGACATCTGACATCCGGCCTCCGGCTTCAGGCCTCTGGCGTCCGGCTTCTGGCCTCTGGCTGCTACTCGCGGCGCAGCACGCCGGTGCGGTGCAGGTCCTCGAGGCCCTTCCTGAACGCGGTTGCTCCGCCCATTGCCGGATGCCGCACGGGCGGTAGCGCCTCCACGCCGAGACTCGCCAGCGTGCGGCCGGCGATCTGGCCAACCGGCACGACCGCCGCGCCCGCAAAGTGCTTCAACACCGCCCGCAGAACCTCGAGCCCGGACTCGACCTCGGTTCGCGTGGGCGTCCGGTTGGAGAGCCGGTCGCCCGGCTTGTGCGGGTGCCACGCGAACGTGTTCCAGAGGACAGTGCGCTCCGCCAGCCCGAGCTCGCGCAACGTGCGCCACACGATCGTTGCCGACGGCTCGCACCAGGGCCGCTCCCGCGTGGTGAGCCGAAACACCGACGTCACGCGCGGAATGGCCCCCTCAAGGATCAGCTTCTCGTTGGTGAACGGGATCCCGGAAAAGTGGCACCCCTGATACCCAGGCGCCTCGCCGAGCAGGACGACCG
The Opitutus sp. ER46 genome window above contains:
- a CDS encoding uracil-DNA glycosylase, whose translation is MDRIVRLLQQFKAPQVFNPWTDEDPLDALGGASAGRVERLRAHFDCKPAVVLLGEAPGYQGCHFSGIPFTNEKLILEGAIPRVTSVFRLTTRERPWCEPSATIVWRTLRELGLAERTVLWNTFAWHPHKPGDRLSNRTPTRTEVESGLEVLRAVLKHFAGAAVVPVGQIAGRTLASLGVEALPPVRHPAMGGATAFRKGLEDLHRTGVLRRE